From the Tenacibaculum dicentrarchi genome, the window GCATCTAAATATCCGAAGTTTTCTCCAAATTTATCTTTAGGAATCATTAAAATATTAGCGCCTACTTTTAATTTTACAGGCTCACCTATTGAGGTAATTTTATCAACAACAACATCAGTATCTGCTAATTTAGTACTTTCTGTTATTGCCTTATAAGCATACATCACGTTACCTTCTTCATCTTTTAAACTATTACCTTTTTTATCGGTTTTAACAGTTTTTACAGCTTTATAAACCACATCGTATGAGGTAGTGTCGTGATCTCTTTTAAGCATCCATCCTGCTACAGCCCAAACACCAGTAAAACAAATAATTAAAACAATATTTGATCCTGGTATAATTTTAAAAGTACGCTTACCTAATAAGTATAATACGTAGGTAATAATACATAATGGAACAACTGTTAACAAGGTATTTAAAACATTAAATAGTACTGCATAATTACCCGTTAACACTCTATTAACATTATCTCTTGCAAAAATTACTAATGATGACGCTCCTTGTTCAAAAGACATCCAAAAGAATACGGTAAAAAAAGCAAATATAATTACAGCAAACATTTGATCTCTTACCACGGTAGAGTATCTTAATATTCTTGAAATTACTAGGTATAAAAATAATATTAATCCGAATATTGCCACAGCATATTGCCCTGATAATCCTGCTACTTCGAAAGGAAATAAATTAAAGTTTCCTATTTTGTCTAAAGGATCATTAAACGCATACGCAACACCAATTACCGATGTAACAGCAATTAATATTTTATCAACTAAGGTATAAGGGTTAGGCTTTTCTTCTGTTTCAAGTACTGTTTCACTTTGCTTTTTAGCAGTTTCTTTTACAGTAGTATTAACTTCCTTTTTTACTTTAGATGGCACATCTCCTATTGTTCCAAACAAAGGTTTTGCTAACCAAAATTGTAGTGTTCCTAAAAGCATAAAAATTCCTGCTAATCCGAAACCGTAAGCCCATCCTACTTTTTCGGCAACATAACCACAAAGCATCATTCCAAAAAAAGCTCCTGCATTTACTCCCATATAAAATATGGTATAAGCGCCATCTTTCTTTTCTGGCAATTCTTTGTACATCTCAGAAATAATAGAGCTAATATTTGGCTTAAAAAAACCAGTTCCTAATACTAGCAATCCTAAACCTAAATAAAGTGAAAATTCAGTTTCAAAAGCCATAGAAACGTGTCCTAGTGTCATAATTACAGACCCTATTACAACTGCCCAACGGTATCCTGTTAATCTATCTGCAATAACTCCACCTAAAATTGGTGTTAAATATAAAGACATCGCATAAGTACCAAATAAAGCTGCTGCGTTTTCAACCGACCACTCCCAACCTGGGTTAAAGCCGATAAGACTCATGGTTAAAAAGTTAATTAATAGTACTCGCATACCATAAAAAGAGAAACGCTCCCACATTTCGGTAAAAAACAGCACAAATAATCCTGCTGGATGTCCTAAGACAGTAGTATCAAAAAAACTTTGTTTTTTAGTATCACTCATTATTATATATTTTAATTTTAATTATTTACATTTAACTGAGCATCTTCAGCACCGTGGGTTAATCTTTTTAATGGTTTTAATATTAAAAGGATAAGGACTCCAAAAAGAGTACAGAAAACTGCAATTCCTGTAAATATTTGAAATTCTCCTGCCCCTTCAGACATTGAACCTACTAAACCTGCAACTTTATTTCCTAAACCTGTAGCGGCAAAATAAGCTCCCATCATAAATGAAGCATACTTTACAGGTGCTAATTTTGTAATAAATGATAAGGCTACTGGAGAGGCACATAGTTCACCAATGGTGTGAAATAAATAGGCTAACACTAACCAAATCATTGCTGATTTTTCAATTACTTGATCGCCATTCATTACCACTTCGGTACTTGCTTTACTCATAAAGAAAAAACCAAAAGCCATAATAATTACACCAATCGCCATTTTAAATAATGATGATGATTCTTTTCCTTTTTTACCCCATTTATACCAGAAACCACCAACAGCAGTACCAAATACAATGATAAAAAATGCGTTGATTGACTGAAAAGTTGCCGAAGGAACTTCATATCCTATAAATGATAATAATCTATCTGTTTTTTGTTCGGTATATAAACTCATTAAACCTCCTGCTTGCTCAAAAGCTCCCCAGAAAACAATGATGATTAAAAATGATAAAAACATCACTAACATTCTATCTTTTTCAATAGCAGTTAATGGTTTTTTCATTAATTCTTTATTTGGCGAATCTTGTGTTCCCATAAAATCACCAACACCTTTTAAATGTTTAATTCCATACATGTAAACAACCTGTCCTAAAGCCATACCAATACCTGCTAATCCGAAACCAGCATGCCATCCGTAGGCTGCAGCAACAATACCAACTGCTAAAGCACCTATAAATGCTCCTAAATTAATTCCGATATAAAAAATATAAAAACCTTTATCTCTTCTATCATCTCCTTTAGGGTATAATCCCCCTACCATTGTTGAAATATTTGGTTTTAAAAAACCAACACCCGTTACAATAAAAAATAAGCCTGTAAAAAATGCCCATTGTGCATCTACTGCTAAAATACCATGCCCAATACACAGTAATATCCCACCTAACATTACGGCTTTTTTCTGTCCTAAATATTTATCAGCAATCCAACCACCAGGTATTGAGGTGATATAGGCAAGCATTGTATAAGTTCCATAAAAAGAAATTGTTTCGGCGTTTGACCAACCAAAACCAGATTGTGGATTTCCTAATAATATCGGTGCTGCTAAATACAATGTTAAAATGGCTCTCATACCATAATACGAAAAACGCTCCCACATTTCTACGAAAAATAATACATATAAACCTTTAGGATGCCCTAAAAACTCATCTTGTTTTACAGTGTTCATATTTTATATATTTTATAAATTATTTTTAATAAAGTTTGTCATTTTCGTGTATAAATGCAAACGAGTATTACCACCGTAAATTCCGTGATTTTTATCAGGATACATCCCCCATTCAAATTGTTTGTTGGCTTGAATTAAAGCTTCCGCCATTCTGTATGCATTTTGAACGTGTACATTATCATCGCCTGTTCCATGAATTAATAAGTACTTTCCTTTTAATAATTCCGGATAATTTAAAGGCGAGTTTGCATCATAACCAGTTGGATTTTCTTCAGGAGTACGCATATAACGTTCGGTATAAATAGAATCGTAAAAACGCCAAGTAGTAACAGGTGCTACTGCGATTGCCGTTGTAAAAATATCATTCCCTTTTAAAATACAGTTGGTACTCATGTGTCCACCGAATGACCAACCCCAAATACCAATTCTTTTTGCATCAACATATGGTAAATCTGCTAATTTTTTCGCTACTGAAATTTGATCTTCTGTTTCGTATTTTACCAAGTTTAAATAGGTAACTTTTTTAAAATCTCTACCTTTAAAACCTGTTCCTCTACCATCAACACACACAACTATATAACCATTTTGCGCTAACATTTGATGCCAATAATCATTGGCGCTATTCCAACTATTTGATACACTTTGAGATCCTGGACCCGAATATTGATACATCAAAACAGGATATTTTTTATTTGCATCAAAATTAGCAGGCTTAATGGTGTACATATTTAAGTCGTTTCCGTTTACATTAATCGTTGAAAACTCTTTTTTACTTAAATTATATGTTGAAACTACTTGCTTTAAAGCAGCGTTATCTTTAATTGTTTTTAATACTTTTCCAGCATCATTTCTTAAAGAATAAACTCTTGGCGTAGTTGCATCAGAAAAAGTATTGATAAAATACTTCATGTTTTTACTAAATGCACCACTATTTGTTCCTGAAGGATTGCTTAATATTTTTTTATTTTCACCCGATAAAGAAACACTATAAACACCTCTATTTATCGAACCATTTTCTACAGATTGATAATAAATTGTTTTTTTATCAGCATTAAAACCATAGTAATTTGTTACTTCCCAATTTCCTTTAGTTACTTGGTTTATTAACTTCCCTTTTTTATTATAATGATACATATGATTGTAACCATCTTTTTCACTAGACCAAATAAAGCTATTATCATCTAAAAAAGTTAAATCATCATTTACCGCTACATAAGCAGCATCTTTTTCATTTAAAATTAATGAAGTATTGTAGGTTTTAGCATTGATAAAATACATTTTCAAATCATTCTGATGACGATTTAAAGTACGAACTGCTAAAATATTATCATCTTTTGTCCAGTTGATTCTTGGAATATATTCATAATCGCCAAAAATCATTTTTGCTGTTCCGTTAGTACTTAGCGTATAAATATGTAAGGTTACTTTGGCGTTATCTTCCCCAGCTTTCGGATATTTAAAAACGTGTTGCGTAGGATATTTCTCTTTTCCGTACACATCCATTGAAAATGTTTTAACAGCACTTTCGTCAAAACGTAAAAAAGCAAGATGATTACCATTCGCACTCCAATCAAAAGCTCTTACGAAAGCAAATTCTTCTTCGTAAACCCAATCGGTAATACCATTGATAATTTTATTTTTTTCACCATCGTTTGTTACCTGAACAAGGGTATTATTTGAAAAATCTCTAATAAATAAATTGTTATTTTTTGCATAGGCTACTCTTTTACTGTCTGGCGAAAAAGTAGGACGCTGAATATCTTCTCCAATTAACTTCAATGTTTTTGAAGCAATATCATACATATAAAATGTTCCTAGAAAAGAATGACGAAAAATAGGCTTAAAATTAGTTCCTAAAATAAGTTTTGTTTCATCGCTATTAAAGCTATAAGAGTCAAATCTTTTTAAACCGTTTAAATTAGCACCGTTTACGATAGTTTCAACCTTTTCTAAAGTTTTGTAACTGTATTTATCTACGGTTGAATTTCCATTTTCAGTATTCAATAACGAATAAAAATCGCCATTCATTGAATTTAATGAATTCATGTAATCAGCTCTAAACGTGCCTTTTCTCCATATATCTTCTAAGGAAATATCTTTTTTTTGCGCTTGCAATAATGTAGATAATCCTATAAAAAGTAGTAGTATTTTTTTCATGTTAGATTGTTGTTTATCTGAAAAGTTTGCCAAGTTTACGGAAAAATCAGCGAAAAACGTGTCAAAAAAATCATAAATACTAAATAAGCAGCCTATTTTGATAGGATTCATTTATCTTTGAAGCACCTAAAATTAAATGAGAATGTCTAAAATTATTGCTGGATTTTCTAAACTTACAAAAGAAGAAAAAATAGCTTGGTTAATTAAAAATTATTTTAATAATCAACCTGAAATTATACAAACATTAAAACAATATTGGAATACTGATGAAAAACTACAACAATTACATGACGATTTTATAGAAAACACCATTTCTAACTTTTATATGCCCTACGGAATTGCGCCAAATTTCATCATCAATGGGCAAGATTATGTAATTCCGATGGTCGTTGAAGAAAGCTCTGTTGTTGCTGCGGCATCGTTAGTTGCAAAATATTGGAGTACTCGTGGTGGTTTTAAAACTGAAGTTGTTTCTACTACCAAAATCGGACAAGTACATTTTATGTATCAAGGCGATAAAAAAGCGTTGACAACTTATTTTGAGCAACAAAAAGAAAATTTATATACCGCAACAGCTTCCATTACCAAAAATATGGAAAAACGTGGCGGAGGTATTTTAGATATTCAATTAATTGATAAAACCGATAAACTTGCTGATTATTATCAACTTCATGTAACTTTTGAAACAAAAGATAGCATGGGTGCAAATTTCATCAATTCTTGTTTAGAAGCTATTGCAAAAACTTTTAGAAAAGATGATATAGAAATTGTCATGAGTATTTTATCAAATTATGTTCCACAGTGTTTGGTTCGAGCTGAAGTTTCTTGTAAAATTGAAGATTTAGGCGGAGAAAATCCTCAGAAATTTGCTCAAAAATTTGAACAAGCTGTTAAAATTGCTGAAATAGAACCTTACAGAGCCGTAACTCATAATAAAGGAATTATGAATGGTATTGATTCGGTAGTTTTAGCCACAGGAAACGATTTTAGAGCTATTGAAGCTGGTGCACATGCCTATGCTTCAAAAGATGGACAATACAGAAGTTTAACGCATTGTGAAACAAAAGACGGGATCTTTAAATTTTGGATTGAAATTCCGCTTGCTCTTGGTACTGTTGGAGGTTTAACAGCTTTACATCCTATGGCAAAATTATCGTTAGACATGATGCAAAAACCATCAGCAAAACAGTTAATGGAAATTATTGCAACTGCTGGTTTAGCTCAAAATTTTGCCGCTTTACGTGCTTTAACAACTAAAGGAATTCAGCACGGACACATGAAAATGCACTTGCAAAATATTTTAAATCAGTTAGAAGCAACATCCCAAGAAAAAGAAATTGTTACCACTTATTTTGATAACAAAACTGTTTCTCATAGTGCTGTAGTTGATAAAGTTAACGAATTAAGAAAATAAAATTTTGGATACATTTTACAGCAACGGAAAATTATTATTAACAGGTGAATATCTTGTTTTAGACGGTGCAACATCGTTGGCTGTTCCTACTAAATTTGGGCAAGATTTAACAGTTGAACCCATTAAAGAACAACAACTTATTTGGGGAAGTTTTACCAATACTGGCGAATGTTGGTTTGAAGCTACTTTTGATTTGCCAAAGTTACGCCTAACTTCTGCTACTTTTAATTCTGATAAAGAAGGAAATGCCGAATTTATCGCAGAAACTTTATCAGATATTTTACAAGAAGCTAAAAAATTAAATCCTGATTTTTTAAGCGATAAAAATGATGATAAAAACGGTTATCTTGTAAAAACAAACTTAACTTTTCCGCAAAATTGGGGCTTAGGAAGTTCATCAACTTTAATAAATAACATTGCTACTTGGGCAAAAGTTAATCCGTTTATTTTGTTGCAAAATGCCTTTTCAGGAAGTGGTTATGATATTGCTTGTGCAAGTAATAACACGCCTATTTTATATCAACTAGATGCAAAAAAACCGATTGTATCAAAAATAGAATTCAATCCTAATTTTACAGATGAATTATTTTTTATCTATTTAAATCAAAAACAAAATAGCCGAGAAGGAATTGCACAATATAAAAATCATCGAGAAGAAGCTAAAAAATTAATTCCTGAAATAAACAATTTAACACAGCAATTTTTAAAGGCAGATTCTACTAAAAATATCAATAAAATAATCGTTGAACACGAACAAATAATCAGTTCGATTATCAAACAACAACCCGTAAAAAAACGATTATTTCCAGATTATTTTGGCGAAATAAAAAGCTTAGGTGCTTGGGGTGGAGATTTTGTTTTAGCTACAGGAAATGAAAATACAGTAAATTATTTTGAAGAAAAAGAATATAATACAATTGTTCCTTATCAAAAAATGGTTTTATAATCGTTTTTAGAAAAATATCAAAATTATTCAAACGGATAAAAATAAATAATGAAAAAAGTAATTATTATAGGTGGCGGTGCTGCAGGACATTTTACAGCAATTAATGCAAAAGAACAAAATCCTGATTTAGATATTACCATTCTTGAAAAAGGAAAAGAAGTTTTACAAAAAGTAAAAATTTCTGGTGGCGGACGCTGTAATGTTACACACGCTTGTTTTGAACCGAAAGAATTAGTGAAATTTTATCCTCGAGGAGAAAAAGAACTTTTAGGTCCTTTTCATCAATTTATGACAGGCGATACTTTTGAATGGTTTGATGACAGAGGCGTTCCCTTGAAAATTGAAGATGATAACAGAGTTTTTCCTGAAGAAAATACATCGCAAGCAATTATTGATTGTTTTCAAAATGCTGTTA encodes:
- a CDS encoding peptide MFS transporter, with translation MSDTKKQSFFDTTVLGHPAGLFVLFFTEMWERFSFYGMRVLLINFLTMSLIGFNPGWEWSVENAAALFGTYAMSLYLTPILGGVIADRLTGYRWAVVIGSVIMTLGHVSMAFETEFSLYLGLGLLVLGTGFFKPNISSIISEMYKELPEKKDGAYTIFYMGVNAGAFFGMMLCGYVAEKVGWAYGFGLAGIFMLLGTLQFWLAKPLFGTIGDVPSKVKKEVNTTVKETAKKQSETVLETEEKPNPYTLVDKILIAVTSVIGVAYAFNDPLDKIGNFNLFPFEVAGLSGQYAVAIFGLILFLYLVISRILRYSTVVRDQMFAVIIFAFFTVFFWMSFEQGASSLVIFARDNVNRVLTGNYAVLFNVLNTLLTVVPLCIITYVLYLLGKRTFKIIPGSNIVLIICFTGVWAVAGWMLKRDHDTTSYDVVYKAVKTVKTDKKGNSLKDEEGNVMYAYKAITESTKLADTDVVVDKITSIGEPVKLKVGANILMIPKDKFGENFGYLDANRLKHAKERAEELHKDNGIVKATVASINDSEIEITVSWFSILNSFFIIAFASMFSKWWESKYNPSAASKYALGLIIMAIGFGLLAYGAYGVKAGVKVSMVWLILAYLFHTLGELCLSPVGLSYVSKLVPARMIALMFGMWYLAIAIGNKLAAVLGGSIEKITEAYDLSTFFLIFTIVPFVAGLLVLSLNPVLKKLMHGVK
- a CDS encoding peptide MFS transporter — its product is MNTVKQDEFLGHPKGLYVLFFVEMWERFSYYGMRAILTLYLAAPILLGNPQSGFGWSNAETISFYGTYTMLAYITSIPGGWIADKYLGQKKAVMLGGILLCIGHGILAVDAQWAFFTGLFFIVTGVGFLKPNISTMVGGLYPKGDDRRDKGFYIFYIGINLGAFIGALAVGIVAAAYGWHAGFGLAGIGMALGQVVYMYGIKHLKGVGDFMGTQDSPNKELMKKPLTAIEKDRMLVMFLSFLIIIVFWGAFEQAGGLMSLYTEQKTDRLLSFIGYEVPSATFQSINAFFIIVFGTAVGGFWYKWGKKGKESSSLFKMAIGVIIMAFGFFFMSKASTEVVMNGDQVIEKSAMIWLVLAYLFHTIGELCASPVALSFITKLAPVKYASFMMGAYFAATGLGNKVAGLVGSMSEGAGEFQIFTGIAVFCTLFGVLILLILKPLKRLTHGAEDAQLNVNN
- a CDS encoding DPP IV N-terminal domain-containing protein, which codes for MKKILLLFIGLSTLLQAQKKDISLEDIWRKGTFRADYMNSLNSMNGDFYSLLNTENGNSTVDKYSYKTLEKVETIVNGANLNGLKRFDSYSFNSDETKLILGTNFKPIFRHSFLGTFYMYDIASKTLKLIGEDIQRPTFSPDSKRVAYAKNNNLFIRDFSNNTLVQVTNDGEKNKIINGITDWVYEEEFAFVRAFDWSANGNHLAFLRFDESAVKTFSMDVYGKEKYPTQHVFKYPKAGEDNAKVTLHIYTLSTNGTAKMIFGDYEYIPRINWTKDDNILAVRTLNRHQNDLKMYFINAKTYNTSLILNEKDAAYVAVNDDLTFLDDNSFIWSSEKDGYNHMYHYNKKGKLINQVTKGNWEVTNYYGFNADKKTIYYQSVENGSINRGVYSVSLSGENKKILSNPSGTNSGAFSKNMKYFINTFSDATTPRVYSLRNDAGKVLKTIKDNAALKQVVSTYNLSKKEFSTINVNGNDLNMYTIKPANFDANKKYPVLMYQYSGPGSQSVSNSWNSANDYWHQMLAQNGYIVVCVDGRGTGFKGRDFKKVTYLNLVKYETEDQISVAKKLADLPYVDAKRIGIWGWSFGGHMSTNCILKGNDIFTTAIAVAPVTTWRFYDSIYTERYMRTPEENPTGYDANSPLNYPELLKGKYLLIHGTGDDNVHVQNAYRMAEALIQANKQFEWGMYPDKNHGIYGGNTRLHLYTKMTNFIKNNL
- a CDS encoding hydroxymethylglutaryl-CoA reductase, degradative, whose product is MSKIIAGFSKLTKEEKIAWLIKNYFNNQPEIIQTLKQYWNTDEKLQQLHDDFIENTISNFYMPYGIAPNFIINGQDYVIPMVVEESSVVAAASLVAKYWSTRGGFKTEVVSTTKIGQVHFMYQGDKKALTTYFEQQKENLYTATASITKNMEKRGGGILDIQLIDKTDKLADYYQLHVTFETKDSMGANFINSCLEAIAKTFRKDDIEIVMSILSNYVPQCLVRAEVSCKIEDLGGENPQKFAQKFEQAVKIAEIEPYRAVTHNKGIMNGIDSVVLATGNDFRAIEAGAHAYASKDGQYRSLTHCETKDGIFKFWIEIPLALGTVGGLTALHPMAKLSLDMMQKPSAKQLMEIIATAGLAQNFAALRALTTKGIQHGHMKMHLQNILNQLEATSQEKEIVTTYFDNKTVSHSAVVDKVNELRK
- a CDS encoding GYDIA family GHMP kinase, producing the protein MDTFYSNGKLLLTGEYLVLDGATSLAVPTKFGQDLTVEPIKEQQLIWGSFTNTGECWFEATFDLPKLRLTSATFNSDKEGNAEFIAETLSDILQEAKKLNPDFLSDKNDDKNGYLVKTNLTFPQNWGLGSSSTLINNIATWAKVNPFILLQNAFSGSGYDIACASNNTPILYQLDAKKPIVSKIEFNPNFTDELFFIYLNQKQNSREGIAQYKNHREEAKKLIPEINNLTQQFLKADSTKNINKIIVEHEQIISSIIKQQPVKKRLFPDYFGEIKSLGAWGGDFVLATGNENTVNYFEEKEYNTIVPYQKMVL